The window TCGATGACGAATTCCATGATCGTCGCCTGCGCCTGCAGCACACCGAGATTGGCGTACAGGTAGCGCAGCCCCAGCGAGGCATGGATGAACTTGGCATTGAGCGTGGCGAGGACGATGTCAGGCATGGCGCCATTGTACGTGAGCTGTGGCGTGACCGAACACCACGGCCGCCGTAGGGTGCGTCGGCGCAAGCGACGCACCGTGACGCCCGGACCCGGTGCGTCAGGCTGCGCCTCGACGCACCCTACGGGGTTTCCAGCAGCTGGCGGCGGATACGCCGTTCCTCGGCAGGGGTGACCAGGCCCTCGTCCAGCAACTCCTGCAGGACCTGCAGCTGGCGCAGGCGGCGCTGGGAGATGGATTCACTGGCGACAGGGGCACTCCGCTGGTCAGGCGCGACCGGAACACGTGGCGTGAGCGTCGGCGGTTCCGTGAGCGGTGGCGGGCGTTCGGGTTGAATCGCCGGCACGGCGCGTGCCGGCGGGACGGGTGCGGCGGGTTGGGTGCCGCAATCGAGCGTGACCTGCAGGCCGCGCTCGAGGTCGCCCCGGGTGACGCGGTGGACCAGGGTCTCGCAGCCGGCGCGGCGCAGG of the Gammaproteobacteria bacterium genome contains:
- a CDS encoding PEGA domain-containing protein, which translates into the protein MLTLPGVAAELTLHKLRIESDPPGAEVLLIGGSVGHTPLTIDERALYPNDYPKDRAHLYGTVTLRRAGCETLVHRVTRGDLERGLQVTLDCGTQPAAPVPPARAVPAIQPERPPPLTEPPTLTPRVPVAPDQRSAPVASESISQRRLRQLQVLQELLDEGLVTPAEERRIRRQLLETP